In Cololabis saira isolate AMF1-May2022 chromosome 4, fColSai1.1, whole genome shotgun sequence, one DNA window encodes the following:
- the LOC133442064 gene encoding zinc finger protein OZF-like: MDRDQNQDSEMDRDQNQDSEMDRDQNQDSEMDRDQNQDSEMDRDQNQDSEMDRDQNQDQESSIRTKAGSSSAGLQKHKGKERPTSYRCDHCKKVLTTSSGLRKHKMIHTGDKPFTCDQCGAAFTQQSNLRTHQRIHTGDKPFTCDQCGAAFTQQGTLRTHQRIHTGDKPFTCDQCGASFTDSSNLRNHKRVHTGDKPFRCDQCGAAFTESGQLKRHQRIHTGDKPFRCDQCGAAFTQQSHLRTHQRIHTGDKPFRCEQCGAAFTTSSYLKIHQRIHTGDKPFTCDQCGAAFTKQSHLIRHQRIHTGHKPFRCDQCVAAFTESSSLRTHQRIHTGDKPFTCDQCGAAFTKQSHLIRHQRIHTGDKPFTCDQCGAAFTQQSHLRTHQRIHTGEKPFRCDQCGAAFTTSGSLIIHQRIHTGDKPFRCVQCGAAFSRLDSLRTHQRIHTGDKPFRCDQCGAAFTESGKLKIHQRVHTGDKPFRCDQCEAAFTTSSYLNIHQRTHTGDKPFMCDQCEAAFTTSSQLKRHQRTHTSDKL; encoded by the exons accaggactcggagatggaccgggatcagaaccaggaccaggagtccaGCATCAGGACCAAAGCGGGATCTTCctctgctggtctgcag aaacataaaggcAAAGAGAGACCCACAAGTTATCGCTGTGATCACTGCAAGAAagtcctcaccacttcatcaggTCTGAGAAAACATAAgatgattcacactggagataaaccgttcacttgtgatcagtgtggagcagcttttacccaacaaagtaatctaaggactcaccaacgtattcacactggagataaaccgttcacttgtgatcagtgtggagcagcttttacccaacaaggtactctaaggactcaccaacgtattcacactggagataaaccgttcacttgtgatcagtgtggagcatctTTTACTGATTCAAGTAATTTAAGGAATCACaaacgtgttcacactggagataaaccgtttaggtgtgatcagtgtggagcagcttttactgagtcAGGACAGCTAAAGAgacaccaacgcattcacactggagataaaccgtttaggtgtgatcagtgtggagcagcttttacccaacaaagtcatctaaggactcaccaacgtattcacactggagataaaccgtttagatgtgaacagtgtggggcagcttttaccacatcaagttatctaaagattcaccaacgtattcacactggagataaaccgttcacttgtgatcagtgtggagcagcttttaccaaacAAAGTCATCTAATTaggcaccaacgtattcacactggacataaaccgttcagatgtgatcagtgtgtagcagcttttactgagtcAAGTAGtttaaggactcaccaacgtattcacactggagataaaccgttcacttgtgatcagtgtggagcagcttttaccaaacAAAGTCATCTAATTaggcaccaacgtattcacactggagataaaccgttcacttgtgatcagtgtggagcagcttttacccaacaaagtcatctaaggactcaccaacgtattcacactggagaaaaaccgttcagatgtgatcagtgtggagcagcttttaccacatcaggtagtCTGAtaattcaccaacgtattcacactggagataaaccctTCAGATGTGtacagtgtggagcagctttttccAGACTAGATagtctaaggactcaccaacgtattcacactggagataaaccgttcagatgtgatcagtgtggagcagcttttactgaatcaggaaagctaaagattcaccaacgtgttcacactggagataaaccgttcagatgtgatcagtgtgaggcagcttttaccacatcaagttatCTAAATATTCACCAACGtactcacactggagataaaccgtttatgtgtgatcagtgtgaggcagcttttaccacatcaagtcagCTAAAGAGACACCAACGTACTCACACGAGTGATAAACTCtaa